The following proteins are co-located in the Pectinophora gossypiella chromosome 7, ilPecGoss1.1, whole genome shotgun sequence genome:
- the LOC126368321 gene encoding uncharacterized protein LOC126368321 — translation MKKNKSNNNSVKKNTSKTVNVKASEKNKEVKIESLDEDNQGFGGWLRSDDGLENMKLFVIANSIVLLTTLVYPHLRTAIEILGEMVYGVQEDF, via the exons atgaagaaaaataaaagcaataatAATTCCGTTAAGAAAAATACATCGAAAACTGTCAACGTGAAAGCATCTGAAAAAAACAAAGAGGTTAAGATTGAATCTCTGGATGAAGACAACCAAGGATTTGGAGGATGGTTGAG GTCCGATGACGGTCTTGAGAACATGAAATTGTTTGTAATAGCAAACAGTATTGTACTGCTTACTACTCTGGTGTACCCGCATCTTCGAACCGCGATAGAAATATTAGGTGAAATGGTGTACGGCGTGCAGGAAGACTTTTaa